A DNA window from Arachis duranensis cultivar V14167 chromosome 3, aradu.V14167.gnm2.J7QH, whole genome shotgun sequence contains the following coding sequences:
- the LOC107477477 gene encoding putative disease resistance protein At3g14460 isoform X2: MPSKTSNLYSGTVARGDFKRKEEEKQFGGGRYAQAVKDWLNEVQDALYQLDEILLQNLTTISSLDRHPLLGWQFVRIMEKKANPGKKFKAQILDTLKNLESLVKKIGVLGLTVEPVTKRWMESSGDLYSTSDVLDNYPKYDFLGRNEEVKTILDYLLSTTTESEQHIKVINIVGFAGVGKTSLVDVIYSNHKVRESFKLRAQITVPYIANLTVKNILEEITGNFCGGEDEDFDFLCKILQERCGGKKCLLVLDDIRIEDSLHNWSKLIASFETGAARGSAIILTSIPLYDPKQLMIPATHTVHLSLLSTENCLSIFMGHAWRQTDNVCQPPEELSTVGKKIVNKLGNLPLALKMTGSLLQDKLDLNPQWDKILCEFLDGTNLLPIPSFLVMCYLDLPAPVKRCFAYLSLFPKSYHFRQKEVICQWMAQGFLKNTESGKSMEDTGDAYLGYLIKRSFLQPAFGYNDRFMMHNLVHDLAIYVFGESYKHHLCYDRRMEDFPAKSILKHGRSLRTIMPVYLPTERGNSEFDPEMLQPVIMKLSQHVFRVLSLSHYKITSLPASIGELRHLCYLNVSYTNLKELPDSICDLLNLQTLLLRGCYSLTTLPDRLCNLVNLRHLDFQGSSLQRMPPNMHNLTSLLILTDFIVSDTGPRLGDLAGLSNLKVLAISNLQNVAHANDASDAKLKEKGLADLWLSWDYVHDSNRYGNEMEVLKKLEPSHKDLKILKVTYYPGARFPRWLGDPSYSALLNLDLYYCENFESLPTLGLLPFLRELYIGRFTKVSSVGLEFYGEMTASQKPFQSLKVLRFSHMPEWKKWNIVEGIEFPHLVHLCILQCPKLVGDLPNELPSLKKLEIIGCTHLVAPLPNVSNTCEVFVQNSHSQPSLDLDKDTVPQKVHEITPVPNSGFRGTSTASEIEEILHGSLMETESVVSRFPFSSSSDTTMSPRPKETSSVVFRHQVEAETGSQSSMVEADIPITTQAAVIPPTNNTPSTTAPFNNEEAGNPRSSFEVLKVSTVSQLKSLPPTLHTLKIEGCEYLEAIPNGLLAGLTSLKELYLISCGSLKSLPSLGSVTALYIRNCRRLENLSSSESKMQLAFLHHLFIGSSCDSLTTLTLDFFPKLKNLCIWDCSNLQSFNVIKEIKGDLQSLESLEIRDCPRLMSFPEGGLHAPNLESIFLSNCQNLNNLPDGMTSLTSLKTLFLHKCPEIESFPYGGLPSSLILLSIAYCDKLTPQKNWRMDTLESLNRLEFEGGCMGMDSFPEDMILPPNISSLRISTLKSLKKLNYRGFQYLNALHTPEIHCCDVLHSLPDEELPSSLNQLCVQECPLLTPRLKPKSGKEWHKVARIPHIQIDHQIIC, encoded by the coding sequence aagagaagcAGTTCGGAGGAGGAAGATATGCACAAGCAGTGAAGGACTGGTTAAATGAAGTACAAGATGCTCTATACCAACTGGATGAAATTCTGCTGCAGAACTTGACCACCATCAGTTCTCTAGATCGGCATCCGTTGCTGGGCTGGCAGTTCGTCAGAATCATGGAAAAAAAAGCGAATCCAGGCAAGAAATTCAAGGCTCAAATCCTTGATACCCTCAAGAATTTAGAATCTCTGGTGAAAAAGATTGGTGTCCTTGGCTTAACTGTTGAGCCTGTTACTAAGAGGTGGATGGAATCCAGTGGAGATTTGTATTCAACTTCTGATGTGTTGGATAACTATCCAAAGTATGACTTCTTAGGGAGAAATGAAGAAGTGAAGACTATTTTGGATTACCTGTTATCAACTACTACTGAAAGTGAACAACATATCAAGGTGATTAACATAGTGGGATTCGCTGGGGTGGGCAAGACTAGCTTGGTGGATGTTATCTACTCAAACCACAAGGTGAGAGAGTCTTTTAAACTTAGAGCTCAAATCACTGTGCCTTACATTGCTAACTTGACGGTTAAGAATATTCTTGAGGAAATCACTGGAAATTTTTGTGGTGGTGAGGATGAGGATTTCGATTTTTTATGTAAGATATTGCAGGAAAGGTGTGGTGGGAAGAAATGTCTGTTGGTGTTGGATGACATCAGGATTGAGGATAGCTTACACAACTGGAGCAAGCTGATTGCTTCCTTTGAAACTGGAGCAGCAAGAGGGAGTGCCATAATTCTAACATCCATTCCTCTTTATGACCCAAAGCAACTTATGATACCTGCGACTCATACTGTGCATCTGAGTTTGCTGTCAACAGAGAATTGCTTGTCAATCTTTATGGGGCATGCTTGGAGACAGACAGATAACGTTTGTCAACCCCCGGAAGAACTATCAACAGttggaaaaaaaattgtcaaCAAATTGGGAAATCTTCCCTTGGCTCTAAAAATGACAGGGAGCCTTCTGCAAGATAAGCTGGATTTGAATCCTCAATGGGATAAGATATTGTGTGAATTTCTGGATGGCACAAATCTTCTTCCCATCCCTTCATTTCTAGTGATGTGCTATCTTGATCTCCCTGCACCAGTTAAACGGTGCTTTGCATATTTGTCACTATTTCCAAAGTCTTACCACTTCAGGCAGAAGGAGGTGATCTGCCAGTGGATGGCTCAAGGCTTTCTGAAAAACACTGAATCTGGTAAAAGCATGGAAGACACTGGGGATGCATATTTAGGTTATCTAATCAAGAGGTCTTTCTTGCAACCTGCCTTTGGTTATAATGATAGATTTATGATGCATAATCTTGTTCATGACTTGGCAATTTACGTGTTTGGAGAATCATACAAGCACCATTTATGTTACGATAGAAGGATGGAGGATTTTCCAGCAAAATCTATTCTCAAACATGGGAGATCGTTGAGAACAATTATGCCAGTGTACTTGCCAACTGAAAGGGGAAATAGTGAGTTTGATCCCGAGATGTTACAGCCTGTGATTATGAAGTTGAGTCAGCATGTCTTCCGGGTCTTATCTTTATCACACTATAAGATCACCAGCTTGCCTGCTTCAATAGGAGAACTGAGACATCTCTGCTACCTTAACGTTTCTTACACCAACTTAAAGGAGCTGCCAGATTCCATTTGTGACCTGCTAAATTTGCAGACACTTTTACTCAGAGGCTGTTATTCACTCACAACATTGCCCGACAGACTATGTAATTTGGTAAACTTGCGACATCTTGATTTCCAAGGAAGCAGCTTGCAAAGGATGCCTCCAAATATGCACAATTTGACGAGTCTCTTGATATTGACAGACTTCATTGTTTCCGATACCGGGCCAAGACTTGGAGATTTAGCAGGACTGTCCAATCTCAAAGTTCTAGCTATTTCAAACTTGCAAAATGTGGCCCATGCTAATGATGCTTCAGATGCCAAACTAAAAGAGAAGGGTCTTGCTGATCTTTGGCTTTCATGGGACTATGTCCATGATAGCAATAGGTATGGGAATGAAATGGAAGTGCTCAAGAAACTAGAACCATCGCACAAAGacttgaaaatattaaaagttacatATTATCCTGGTGCAAGATTCCCAAGATGGTTGGGGGATCCATCTTACTCGGCTCTACTGAATCTAGATCTCTATTACTGTGAAAACTTCGAGTCATTACCAACACTGGGTCTGCTGCCGTTTCTTAGGGAACTCTATATTGGAAGGTTCACAAAAGTAAGTTCTGTAGGCCTTGAGTTCTACGGGGAGATGACTGCTTCGCAGAAACCGTTTCAATCTTTAAAGGTTTTACGGTTTTCGCATATGCCAGAATGGAAAAAATGGAACATAGTCGAAGGCATCGAGTTTCCACATCTGGTTCATCTTTGTATATTACAGTGTCCCAAGCTGGTGGGAGATTTGCCTAATGAACTTCCTTCTTTAAAGAAGTTGGAGATCATTGGATGCactcaccttgtggctccactTCCGAATGTTTCCAATACTTGTGAAGTGTTTGTACAGAACAGCCACTCACAACCATCCTTGGATCTGGATAAAGATACAGTTCCACAAAAAGTACATGAAATCACCCCAGTACCCAATTCTGGTTTTCGAGGTACTAGCACTGCAAGTGAGATTGAAGAAATCCTTCATGGATCATTGATGGAAACTGAATCTGTAGTAAGCAGATTTCCTTTTAGTTCTTCTTCAGATACAACCATGTCCCCAAGGCCAAAAGAGACTTCCTCAGTTGTGTTTAGGCATCAAGTTGAAGCTGAAACAGGCTCGCAGTCTTCAATGGTTGAAGCTGATATTCCAATCACCACTCAAGCAGCTGTCATTCCTCCCACCAATAATACACCTTCCACAACAGCTCCTTTCAACAATGAAGAAGCAGGTAATCCACGATCATCCTTTGAAGTACTAAAGGTTTCAACTGTATCACAATTGAAGTCATTGCCGCCCACGCTGCACACTCTAAAAATTGAAGGGTGCGAGTACCTGGAAGCCATACCCAATGGTTTACTAGCCGGATTAACATCTCTTAAGGAGTTGTATCTCATTAGTTGTGGTTCTCTTAAATCCCTCCCTTCCCTTGGTTCTGTGACAGCACTTTACATACGTAACTGCAGAAGATTGGAAAATCTGTCATCTTCTGAATCAAAAATGCAGCTTGCCTTCCTCCACCACTTGTTCATAGGAAGTAGCTGTGATTCTCTCACTACCTTGACCTTAGATTTCTTCCCCAAACTCAAAAATCTCTGCATTTGGGATTGTTCAAACTTGCAATCATTTAATGTTATTAAAGAGATCAAGGGCGATCTTCAGTCACTTGAATCTTTAGAGATTAGAGATTGCCCCAGATTGATGTCTTTTCCAGAGGGAGGATTACATGCCCCAAATCTGGAATCCATATTCCTTTCCAATTGCCAGAATCTTAACAATTTGCCAGATGGTATGACCTCTCTGACATCCCTCAAGACATTATTTCTACATAAATGTCCAGAGATTGAATCTTTTCCATATGGGGGCTTGCCTTCAAGTTTAATTTTACTCTCCATAGCTTATTGTGACAAACTTACACCACAAAAGAATTGGAGAATGGACACTCTTGAGTCTCTCAACCGATTGGAGTTTGAAGGTGGATGCATGGGCATGGATTCATTTCCAGAGGACATGATACTTCCTCCCAATATAAGCTCACTGCGCATAAGCACACTGAAGAGTCTCAAGAAGCTAAACTACAGAGGGTTCCAATATCTGAATGCTCTTCATACACCTGAAATTCATTGCTGTGACGTCCTTCATTCCTTGCCTGATGAAGAACTTCCTTCCTCCCTTAATCAACTTTGTGTCCAAGAATGCCCTTTGCTGACTCCAAGACTTAAACCAAAAAGTGGGAAGGAGTGGCACAAGGTGGCTCGAATTCCACACATACAAATTGATCACCAAATAATCTGTTGA
- the LOC107477477 gene encoding putative disease resistance protein At3g14460 isoform X4, giving the protein MEKKANPGKKFKAQILDTLKNLESLVKKIGVLGLTVEPVTKRWMESSGDLYSTSDVLDNYPKYDFLGRNEEVKTILDYLLSTTTESEQHIKVINIVGFAGVGKTSLVDVIYSNHKVRESFKLRAQITVPYIANLTVKNILEEITGNFCGGEDEDFDFLCKILQERCGGKKCLLVLDDIRIEDSLHNWSKLIASFETGAARGSAIILTSIPLYDPKQLMIPATHTVHLSLLSTENCLSIFMGHAWRQTDNVCQPPEELSTVGKKIVNKLGNLPLALKMTGSLLQDKLDLNPQWDKILCEFLDGTNLLPIPSFLVMCYLDLPAPVKRCFAYLSLFPKSYHFRQKEVICQWMAQGFLKNTESGKSMEDTGDAYLGYLIKRSFLQPAFGYNDRFMMHNLVHDLAIYVFGESYKHHLCYDRRMEDFPAKSILKHGRSLRTIMPVYLPTERGNSEFDPEMLQPVIMKLSQHVFRVLSLSHYKITSLPASIGELRHLCYLNVSYTNLKELPDSICDLLNLQTLLLRGCYSLTTLPDRLCNLVNLRHLDFQGSSLQRMPPNMHNLTSLLILTDFIVSDTGPRLGDLAGLSNLKVLAISNLQNVAHANDASDAKLKEKGLADLWLSWDYVHDSNRYGNEMEVLKKLEPSHKDLKILKVTYYPGARFPRWLGDPSYSALLNLDLYYCENFESLPTLGLLPFLRELYIGRFTKVSSVGLEFYGEMTASQKPFQSLKVLRFSHMPEWKKWNIVEGIEFPHLVHLCILQCPKLVGDLPNELPSLKKLEIIGCTHLVAPLPNVSNTCEVFVQNSHSQPSLDLDKDTVPQKVHEITPVPNSGFRGTSTASEIEEILHGSLMETESVVSRFPFSSSSDTTMSPRPKETSSVVFRHQVEAETGSQSSMVEADIPITTQAAVIPPTNNTPSTTAPFNNEEAGNPRSSFEVLKVSTVSQLKSLPPTLHTLKIEGCEYLEAIPNGLLAGLTSLKELYLISCGSLKSLPSLGSVTALYIRNCRRLENLSSSESKMQLAFLHHLFIGSSCDSLTTLTLDFFPKLKNLCIWDCSNLQSFNVIKEIKGDLQSLESLEIRDCPRLMSFPEGGLHAPNLESIFLSNCQNLNNLPDGMTSLTSLKTLFLHKCPEIESFPYGGLPSSLILLSIAYCDKLTPQKNWRMDTLESLNRLEFEGGCMGMDSFPEDMILPPNISSLRISTLKSLKKLNYRGFQYLNALHTPEIHCCDVLHSLPDEELPSSLNQLCVQECPLLTPRLKPKSGKEWHKVARIPHIQIDHQIIC; this is encoded by the coding sequence ATGGAAAAAAAAGCGAATCCAGGCAAGAAATTCAAGGCTCAAATCCTTGATACCCTCAAGAATTTAGAATCTCTGGTGAAAAAGATTGGTGTCCTTGGCTTAACTGTTGAGCCTGTTACTAAGAGGTGGATGGAATCCAGTGGAGATTTGTATTCAACTTCTGATGTGTTGGATAACTATCCAAAGTATGACTTCTTAGGGAGAAATGAAGAAGTGAAGACTATTTTGGATTACCTGTTATCAACTACTACTGAAAGTGAACAACATATCAAGGTGATTAACATAGTGGGATTCGCTGGGGTGGGCAAGACTAGCTTGGTGGATGTTATCTACTCAAACCACAAGGTGAGAGAGTCTTTTAAACTTAGAGCTCAAATCACTGTGCCTTACATTGCTAACTTGACGGTTAAGAATATTCTTGAGGAAATCACTGGAAATTTTTGTGGTGGTGAGGATGAGGATTTCGATTTTTTATGTAAGATATTGCAGGAAAGGTGTGGTGGGAAGAAATGTCTGTTGGTGTTGGATGACATCAGGATTGAGGATAGCTTACACAACTGGAGCAAGCTGATTGCTTCCTTTGAAACTGGAGCAGCAAGAGGGAGTGCCATAATTCTAACATCCATTCCTCTTTATGACCCAAAGCAACTTATGATACCTGCGACTCATACTGTGCATCTGAGTTTGCTGTCAACAGAGAATTGCTTGTCAATCTTTATGGGGCATGCTTGGAGACAGACAGATAACGTTTGTCAACCCCCGGAAGAACTATCAACAGttggaaaaaaaattgtcaaCAAATTGGGAAATCTTCCCTTGGCTCTAAAAATGACAGGGAGCCTTCTGCAAGATAAGCTGGATTTGAATCCTCAATGGGATAAGATATTGTGTGAATTTCTGGATGGCACAAATCTTCTTCCCATCCCTTCATTTCTAGTGATGTGCTATCTTGATCTCCCTGCACCAGTTAAACGGTGCTTTGCATATTTGTCACTATTTCCAAAGTCTTACCACTTCAGGCAGAAGGAGGTGATCTGCCAGTGGATGGCTCAAGGCTTTCTGAAAAACACTGAATCTGGTAAAAGCATGGAAGACACTGGGGATGCATATTTAGGTTATCTAATCAAGAGGTCTTTCTTGCAACCTGCCTTTGGTTATAATGATAGATTTATGATGCATAATCTTGTTCATGACTTGGCAATTTACGTGTTTGGAGAATCATACAAGCACCATTTATGTTACGATAGAAGGATGGAGGATTTTCCAGCAAAATCTATTCTCAAACATGGGAGATCGTTGAGAACAATTATGCCAGTGTACTTGCCAACTGAAAGGGGAAATAGTGAGTTTGATCCCGAGATGTTACAGCCTGTGATTATGAAGTTGAGTCAGCATGTCTTCCGGGTCTTATCTTTATCACACTATAAGATCACCAGCTTGCCTGCTTCAATAGGAGAACTGAGACATCTCTGCTACCTTAACGTTTCTTACACCAACTTAAAGGAGCTGCCAGATTCCATTTGTGACCTGCTAAATTTGCAGACACTTTTACTCAGAGGCTGTTATTCACTCACAACATTGCCCGACAGACTATGTAATTTGGTAAACTTGCGACATCTTGATTTCCAAGGAAGCAGCTTGCAAAGGATGCCTCCAAATATGCACAATTTGACGAGTCTCTTGATATTGACAGACTTCATTGTTTCCGATACCGGGCCAAGACTTGGAGATTTAGCAGGACTGTCCAATCTCAAAGTTCTAGCTATTTCAAACTTGCAAAATGTGGCCCATGCTAATGATGCTTCAGATGCCAAACTAAAAGAGAAGGGTCTTGCTGATCTTTGGCTTTCATGGGACTATGTCCATGATAGCAATAGGTATGGGAATGAAATGGAAGTGCTCAAGAAACTAGAACCATCGCACAAAGacttgaaaatattaaaagttacatATTATCCTGGTGCAAGATTCCCAAGATGGTTGGGGGATCCATCTTACTCGGCTCTACTGAATCTAGATCTCTATTACTGTGAAAACTTCGAGTCATTACCAACACTGGGTCTGCTGCCGTTTCTTAGGGAACTCTATATTGGAAGGTTCACAAAAGTAAGTTCTGTAGGCCTTGAGTTCTACGGGGAGATGACTGCTTCGCAGAAACCGTTTCAATCTTTAAAGGTTTTACGGTTTTCGCATATGCCAGAATGGAAAAAATGGAACATAGTCGAAGGCATCGAGTTTCCACATCTGGTTCATCTTTGTATATTACAGTGTCCCAAGCTGGTGGGAGATTTGCCTAATGAACTTCCTTCTTTAAAGAAGTTGGAGATCATTGGATGCactcaccttgtggctccactTCCGAATGTTTCCAATACTTGTGAAGTGTTTGTACAGAACAGCCACTCACAACCATCCTTGGATCTGGATAAAGATACAGTTCCACAAAAAGTACATGAAATCACCCCAGTACCCAATTCTGGTTTTCGAGGTACTAGCACTGCAAGTGAGATTGAAGAAATCCTTCATGGATCATTGATGGAAACTGAATCTGTAGTAAGCAGATTTCCTTTTAGTTCTTCTTCAGATACAACCATGTCCCCAAGGCCAAAAGAGACTTCCTCAGTTGTGTTTAGGCATCAAGTTGAAGCTGAAACAGGCTCGCAGTCTTCAATGGTTGAAGCTGATATTCCAATCACCACTCAAGCAGCTGTCATTCCTCCCACCAATAATACACCTTCCACAACAGCTCCTTTCAACAATGAAGAAGCAGGTAATCCACGATCATCCTTTGAAGTACTAAAGGTTTCAACTGTATCACAATTGAAGTCATTGCCGCCCACGCTGCACACTCTAAAAATTGAAGGGTGCGAGTACCTGGAAGCCATACCCAATGGTTTACTAGCCGGATTAACATCTCTTAAGGAGTTGTATCTCATTAGTTGTGGTTCTCTTAAATCCCTCCCTTCCCTTGGTTCTGTGACAGCACTTTACATACGTAACTGCAGAAGATTGGAAAATCTGTCATCTTCTGAATCAAAAATGCAGCTTGCCTTCCTCCACCACTTGTTCATAGGAAGTAGCTGTGATTCTCTCACTACCTTGACCTTAGATTTCTTCCCCAAACTCAAAAATCTCTGCATTTGGGATTGTTCAAACTTGCAATCATTTAATGTTATTAAAGAGATCAAGGGCGATCTTCAGTCACTTGAATCTTTAGAGATTAGAGATTGCCCCAGATTGATGTCTTTTCCAGAGGGAGGATTACATGCCCCAAATCTGGAATCCATATTCCTTTCCAATTGCCAGAATCTTAACAATTTGCCAGATGGTATGACCTCTCTGACATCCCTCAAGACATTATTTCTACATAAATGTCCAGAGATTGAATCTTTTCCATATGGGGGCTTGCCTTCAAGTTTAATTTTACTCTCCATAGCTTATTGTGACAAACTTACACCACAAAAGAATTGGAGAATGGACACTCTTGAGTCTCTCAACCGATTGGAGTTTGAAGGTGGATGCATGGGCATGGATTCATTTCCAGAGGACATGATACTTCCTCCCAATATAAGCTCACTGCGCATAAGCACACTGAAGAGTCTCAAGAAGCTAAACTACAGAGGGTTCCAATATCTGAATGCTCTTCATACACCTGAAATTCATTGCTGTGACGTCCTTCATTCCTTGCCTGATGAAGAACTTCCTTCCTCCCTTAATCAACTTTGTGTCCAAGAATGCCCTTTGCTGACTCCAAGACTTAAACCAAAAAGTGGGAAGGAGTGGCACAAGGTGGCTCGAATTCCACACATACAAATTGATCACCAAATAATCTGTTGA